The Naumovozyma dairenensis CBS 421 chromosome 1, complete genome genomic interval AGTAGAATAACACCAAATATGATCAGAAATGCCATAACATTATCAAAGTGTAGATCACAGGATTTATCtcaaaagataaagaagTAAAGCTTAGGTTTAACAacatatttaaattataGATGTATAACACTTTTTTTACTCTTCCTTAACTATTGTGCCTTTTATATGAAGGTCgatgatatattgaatttgtGGCTCATTAACAATATGGAATAAGAAAGCTGACAGTAGTTATCTACTGATCCAACATTATTTCAGACTATATAAGATACACTAAAAACATAAAATAGATGTATTCGATATAACATTACTAGCGGTTAAGTAAATATGGTACAAAAGTAATTGTATATATTGATTGCGATTGTTCATttagaagagaaaaaggGACAAAAAGGAGACATTTTTGTTTggtatcatcattatgCACTTAGTTGAAATGTAATGTTACAAATGAAGTTTATCCTatgaaacagaaaaaaagtatctactttcttcttctagAAGGCTTTGGAGAAGGAGAAGGAGTTTGAGTGTTCTTAAGATCAATGTTAACATATTCGTTAACCTTGGCAGCAACACCACCATGAGCTCTCTTGACAACTCTACTTGTCTTAGTGCCTTTACGCTTGTAAACGTCAATGTAGAAAGCAATGAATAAAACTAAAtaagatgaaattaaacCGCAACCAGAAAATGTGGCTGCTGTGGAGCCGACACAATCACCGCAATGTGGTAAAGTTGGAGCATACAAGTGAGCGAACTTTTGGTAAACAccaaaataaatgaaaccAATATCcaagatgaattgaatgatttgGAATCTAGTAACCCATTCTTTCCACCAGACTCTAATACCTCTAGCAGCTAAAAAGTAATACCAGTACATTAAAACGTGAACAGCCAGGTTTAACGTAATTGGAACCCATGACATAGCAGTAGTACCGACCAATTGAGTGTAGCACAACAAAGCTGTCATACCGTGATGGAAAGTGTGTAAGAATGTCAATCTCTTATGTTTCAAGACCAAAAAGAAAGTATCAATGAATTCtagaaatttgaagataaaattgaaataataaagagTAACCATTGGCTGAGTCCAAGCTCCAATATCACAAATAGCATAGTACAAACCATGTTCAGCAATAATTGGAACAATTTGTTCCACCATTAAGACCAGTAAAAtcaaagaggaagaagataagAACAAATTATGAAGTTGGAACAACCCATTCAATTGGAATTTAGGAAAGTTCTTCAAAATGGCTCTACCTCCAAAAACGATGATATAGTATGCAGCGATAGTATATAAGACTGATGGCAAAGTACTTAGTGGTAATTCACCAgcaataaattcaaattcactTGGGACGAAATGACCACGTGTAGCTGAAGTGACAAGCTTGTCAAATGTTGTCCACAAATcacaattgaaaaacacATGTTCTTGGCTAGGTAAGTATTCGTGTAAAACTGGGTACTTCTCAAACAATGGAGAAGCGTATTGTACTATTAGACTGTTCATCTTGAATAAAAACGAAAGAAATGGGCGTATCTTGGAGTTATTATATTTGCGAGCGATATCAAATCTTGATAGATGCGAAATTGAAGGATATAAAAGAAAGCACTTTAGTTTTATGAGATGACCTTTCAGCAAATATAACTGTCAAGGTTTGTGTACGTTATGCTTTTTTTCATgtgaaattttccaattctcCAATTTTCGTGTCTTGgttgttgatttttttctttcaaaactCGACGTTCGGATTCAGGAAAAATTAGGTAGCCAAACTTACAATAAATACCGTCCCAACAACGAATGCTATCGTAGTTTGTCCAAATGACACATTGTCTTCTCTGAGATTCTAAATTAGGGCTCCCAGAAGTTTGAGTATAACAAAAgtagataataataaatgggAATGCTAGccattttttaaaatatataaaatttaaaagtatATATGTAGATAGACTGTATAAATATAACACAACGAGATTAGGCTTTCTCTTTATTCtgtatcttcattatttacTGTAGAAGTTTTGTCCATGGAGGCAGcattatttgatgaaaatgatggCATGTTCTCAGGTGCTGATGCAACAGCAGCTAAAGCAGCAAGCGGGTCAGTGCTAAAATTAAATGTAGGGTGAACATTAGATAGTTTGGGAAGTTCTGTCATTCTTTGGTTTATAGGAAAATGTTGAGGCAATGATgctgttgatgatgatggcGGACCTGGTAGTGGAGTTTGAACTTGTGGTGCAGTTTGTAATGGAGCCATTGTATTGTAAGGGTTAATATTAGGTAAAGCATAATTATATGCCGAACTTGGACGAGTATAACTGACATTTCTAGCTGCGTTCCCGTTGGTTTCAGGGTTTAATAACGACAAAATAGAGCTAGATTTCGGTCCTGAAGACAAAGCATTGTTCGACGCTTGTAATTCCTGAATAACTACTTGACCAAGGGATgaattgattttatttgaaacattTACATTTCTTTGCATGGAATATGTTGGGCTGGACGCGAGAGCTTCATTACCATACAGTTGCGTACCTGTGTTTAGAATATCGTTAATACTAGAGCCACCAATATGGGTCAAATTCTCTTGATGAATTTGTGGTTGACTACCCACTGGTACCATTACTGTATGACCAtcaataatgttaataCTTGGTGGAAAAGTGCCAGGTAGTGAACTGGAATGTTGTAAACTGGAACCAGGatgtttcaattgaataGCTGATAACTTTGGTGGGGGAAGTGTTGACTTGGGTGTAGTGACTTTAGAAAATGgttctttatatatttctgaAGAAAATGGATTAGTTGGTGTTCCAACTTCTTGTTTATCTTGAGATATCGAATCAGGTTGATTTGTAAAAAATGCTAAGGCAGGCCTTTGTTGCGGTGGGATACTAGTAAACGTATGTGGAATTGTGTTTGCTTGGTCTGGCTGCATAACCATCTGAGCTTGTTGCATAAAGTTATTTCTTGTagtatttcttttattatctgACTCTTCGACAATAGACTTCCATCCGTATTGGGCGGcatttctttgataataatttctaaCCATTGTTGTAGATTTACTACCCAATTTCTGAGAAATAACCGACCATTGTGACCCATATTCTTGTAATAACTCTGGAAACGCATAAGCTTCTTTCACACTCCAGTAACTGGATTTATGATCACTACTTGTTTTctgtttttttcttatttggCCTTGATCTGTTTCATTTGTTTGATCTCTATTTGCGGCATCATCTTGGCCACCGGCCATCGCCGTTGAACCATCATTACTTGTACTCGATTGTTGGTCACTAGTTCTTTTCATACTTGTACCTCCATATTGGATTTCTGCCATGTTTATTGGTGGTAATCGTTGACTCATGGTAACAGACGATGATGTATCGAGGACAGGAGGAGCTACGAGATTGGGCACTTCGATGGATGTATCACTTGCTTCATGGTTTGTCTCTGGTAGAGTTGTCTTATCAATAGTTCCATTTGATATTCTCGGATTTTGGGCATTAATTTCAGAAGCAACTGTAGAAACAGGTGCTTCCTTTGCAACTAATCCTGTAATTGGTAGTTTTTCATCTAAACTTTCATTTTGAACTTTGACATGAGGCTCCTCATGTTTTGCAACATCGACGTCATCATTAACAACTTCTGCTTcctgaaaaatattaggTTCATTTGTTTTAATCGATTGATCACTGATAACTTCATCAATGCTTCTctcctttttctttatacGACGTTTTGAAGGATTACTGtgcttttttcttttgtttttctctaataataatgcttTGTAATCAATTGTCTTCTTCGTCCTGTAATAATGAAGGACACATTCTTCGGGAGATCTTAAGCTACCCATATAATGAGAAATTTTGCCAAACTTCTTGGGATACATGACATAGGCATCAGCGAAAAGCTCATGTTCATCCTTAGTAAATGTATCTATACCATTTCTGACAATTCTTGTTGCCCATTCATTTTTATCGGTTACAAGATTATTAACGTCCTTAAATTTTTGagcaatttttttcacaGGATCAATAATTAATGGTGGGATTGAAGCCGCCGCTTGATGATGTCTATAATCAGGATCGATTTGTAATAAGACACtctcaatttcatcatcatcgacAAAGTCTGCTCTATTTCTACGACGAGGCACAATACCGGCAGTAACTATATTATTTTGCGAGTTGGTTTGCTCCTTTTCTTGCttctctttcaattcttgttcttccttcaattttctcttcgattctatttcttcttttcttagTTCGTTACTTAAACGTTCCATCTTATTGCAATGAACATCCCAGTCCTTTTCATATctgaaatataatttttttaagtTAGTTATTCTTGTGTCTtcgaaatttttcaagtCTAAAAGTTTCTTGTAAAGTTCTTTCCTAATATTAGAGTGATGAAATTGGATATTCTTCTCAAAAAATGAATGTTCTCTCAACGATGTAATTGGTacttttaataaatatttttgtttctcaGTGATCTCTAATCTGGCTTTATTCTTCAACTCCCATAACTTTGTTTCAACTTCAGATAATGGGAAAATACATTCAGTGATTTCGGATTTAGGGTTTGAATAAGGTACTTTTGaagtatatttttgtaattttgataaatctaTCTTCAACAATTCCGGGTCATGAACATGTTCATAATCAAATTCTTGCTTTACATTTTTAACTGCAGTTTCAATTATagttgttttttttctattgaTTTTAGCACCTTCAATCTCTTCTTTAAGGGGTTCATTTTTATCACTGATTTTATCACTAGTAATAAGAGATTTCTTACGTTTTAAATTCGTCTTGCCATCCTCCGTAGtcattttttgttcttttttaCTTAATGATGTCCACATAGTAAAGTTATCGGTATCCCCACgc includes:
- the SNT1 gene encoding Snt1p (similar to Saccharomyces cerevisiae SNT1 (YCR033W); ancestral locus Anc_1.141), giving the protein MGYPPHGHRPGDKKRYYYSNNPNRRHGPPFAKKSHGFFHAQDQEQTSIQQSLNPNLIPQAKRVDPLPPATANGITSYADAGKKASRYDPNSSMRPTSSHYRTAKASVTTTPLPATATLTTAARNTGSRYNPEMDSKIITSTHGTKSSMPIVSKETSSVVNTSEPIRSRYSGSASCRYSIHHQPSSPNVGPPNRAVTPSSNSSPKMIQRQNQGSISVPSSSSLPGLTSRKPTASRNQIQDQPKSDRIDTYPQRNSSVNNIHNVYHSSDPLANANAASNYYQRSNKWKSSVHHSSSASKIDMSGYNMVNSIPTTNVRPSIWKSHSSRPSTPSTMIAQIAPPSSSSVINDTIPNSTSIKHVSDNKYLSKTTVPPDRKDNIEPYISTAHFTEVHGGHDITSNKDDKTNIRNENNITHKEPNREEKHRQQEQHVSYKPSSNPHSLGSSLFNSVPRTTRETEQRKSVAKLPKETPPDLQKVTVDKKSASSNLSDNKIKKRGDTDNFTMWTSLSKKEQKMTTEDGKTNLKRKKSLITSDKISDKNEPLKEEIEGAKINRKKTTIIETAVKNVKQEFDYEHVHDPELLKIDLSKLQKYTSKVPYSNPKSEITECIFPLSEVETKLWELKNKARLEITEKQKYLLKVPITSLREHSFFEKNIQFHHSNIRKELYKKLLDLKNFEDTRITNLKKLYFRYEKDWDVHCNKMERLSNELRKEEIESKRKLKEEQELKEKQEKEQTNSQNNIVTAGIVPRRRNRADFVDDDEIESVLLQIDPDYRHHQAAASIPPLIIDPVKKIAQKFKDVNNLVTDKNEWATRIVRNGIDTFTKDEHELFADAYVMYPKKFGKISHYMGSLRSPEECVLHYYRTKKTIDYKALLLEKNKRKKHSNPSKRRIKKKERSIDEVISDQSIKTNEPNIFQEAEVVNDDVDVAKHEEPHVKVQNESLDEKLPITGLVAKEAPVSTVASEINAQNPRISNGTIDKTTLPETNHEASDTSIEVPNLVAPPVLDTSSSVTMSQRLPPINMAEIQYGGTSMKRTSDQQSSTSNDGSTAMAGGQDDAANRDQTNETDQGQIRKKQKTSSDHKSSYWSVKEAYAFPELLQEYGSQWSVISQKLGSKSTTMVRNYYQRNAAQYGWKSIVEESDNKRNTTRNNFMQQAQMVMQPDQANTIPHTFTSIPPQQRPALAFFTNQPDSISQDKQEVGTPTNPFSSEIYKEPFSKVTTPKSTLPPPKLSAIQLKHPGSSLQHSSSLPGTFPPSINIIDGHTVMVPVGSQPQIHQENLTHIGGSSINDILNTGTQLYGNEALASSPTYSMQRNVNVSNKINSSLGQVVIQELQASNNALSSGPKSSSILSLLNPETNGNAARNVSYTRPSSAYNYALPNINPYNTMAPLQTAPQVQTPLPGPPSSSTASLPQHFPINQRMTELPKLSNVHPTFNFSTDPLAALAAVASAPENMPSFSSNNAASMDKTSTVNNEDTE
- the ELO2 gene encoding fatty acid elongase ELO2 (similar to Saccharomyces cerevisiae FEN1 (YCR034W) and ELO1 (YJL196C); ancestral locus Anc_1.140), with amino-acid sequence MNSLIVQYASPLFEKYPVLHEYLPSQEHVFFNCDLWTTFDKLVTSATRGHFVPSEFEFIAGELPLSTLPSVLYTIAAYYIIVFGGRAILKNFPKFQLNGLFQLHNLFLSSSSLILLVLMVEQIVPIIAEHGLYYAICDIGAWTQPMVTLYYFNFIFKFLEFIDTFFLVLKHKRLTFLHTFHHGMTALLCYTQLVGTTAMSWVPITLNLAVHVLMYWYYFLAARGIRVWWKEWVTRFQIIQFILDIGFIYFGVYQKFAHLYAPTLPHCGDCVGSTAATFSGCGLISSYLVLFIAFYIDVYKRKGTKTSRVVKRAHGGVAAKVNEYVNIDLKNTQTPSPSPKPSRRRK